A single Carnobacterium alterfunditum DSM 5972 DNA region contains:
- a CDS encoding carbohydrate ABC transporter permease yields the protein MKNDKAVSIEPVVDPTVAPIGKVFKNRIKILKVILYIFLILLSVISIIPFVMMMVNATRSNTEIIRGFTLVPGTSFFDNYDVLIRYMNVWRGFANSLFVATTVTVLNAYFSALTAFAMAFYEFKGKTFIFGAFLVVMMVPGQLGLLGQYELNSTLGILDTYWPLIIPAIAAPFTVFFFRQYLVSSMQISILEAARIDGASEIYMFHRIVLPILKPAIATQAIFTFIGTWNNYMTPLIMLRTPSKFTLPVMMGALSGSPVAMNLGAMYLGIAISVVPIMVAFIFLSKHIINSISAGAVK from the coding sequence ATGAAAAATGATAAAGCAGTTAGCATTGAGCCGGTCGTTGATCCAACCGTTGCTCCAATCGGGAAAGTATTTAAAAACCGTATCAAAATTTTGAAAGTGATCCTCTATATCTTTTTGATACTATTATCCGTAATTTCCATCATCCCCTTCGTTATGATGATGGTCAATGCGACTCGTTCAAACACCGAAATCATTCGAGGATTCACATTGGTCCCTGGGACATCATTCTTCGACAACTATGATGTGTTGATCCGCTACATGAATGTCTGGCGTGGCTTCGCAAACAGTTTGTTTGTTGCGACAACCGTGACCGTACTGAATGCCTATTTTTCAGCATTGACTGCCTTTGCAATGGCTTTCTACGAGTTCAAAGGAAAAACTTTTATTTTCGGTGCTTTCCTAGTCGTTATGATGGTCCCAGGACAGCTTGGACTTTTAGGACAATATGAATTGAACAGTACTTTAGGAATTCTAGATACGTATTGGCCTTTGATCATTCCAGCGATTGCTGCGCCTTTCACAGTATTCTTCTTTCGCCAATATTTGGTTTCTTCAATGCAAATTTCCATTTTAGAAGCAGCCCGGATCGACGGTGCATCAGAGATCTATATGTTCCATCGAATTGTTTTACCTATCCTAAAACCTGCAATCGCGACCCAAGCAATCTTCACTTTTATCGGAACATGGAACAACTATATGACGCCATTGATCATGTTAAGAACACCAAGCAAGTTTACCTTGCCAGTCATGATGGGTGCTTTAAGCGGTTCCCCAGTGGCAATGAACTTAGGAGCGATGTACTTAGGAATTGCTATTTCAGTAGTACCGATCATGGTAGCTTTTATCTTCTTATCAAAACACATCATCAACAGTATCTCGGCTGGTGCTGTAAAATAA
- a CDS encoding carbohydrate ABC transporter permease, which produces MGKNSNKAYLYIAPFVIVFLTFNIYPILLTFYFSLTSYSGAGGIDNAAFVGVENYLRLTQDKYFIESLINTLIIWGSGFFIQLAIAFGLALIFSDIQLKIKGVGFFRTLFYLPNIITVASVALLFNLVLDWNYGALNQMLLDTGIINQPINWLSDAVYSRGAVSAINTWMWFGQTFIILLAGISGISTDYLEAAMIDGANWWQRFYHITLPQLKPIMLYVMITSLIGGLQMFDLPLLLTDGMGAPRGALSTMVLYLYNQAFKYNNFGYASAIAYGLFMITVVFSIIIFRTMKTKPVKKGV; this is translated from the coding sequence ATGGGAAAAAATTCAAATAAAGCTTATCTGTACATTGCCCCATTTGTTATAGTATTTTTAACATTTAACATCTATCCAATTTTGTTGACCTTTTACTTCAGTCTCACGAGCTATAGTGGAGCTGGGGGCATTGACAATGCAGCCTTTGTTGGGGTAGAGAACTATTTACGTTTAACACAAGACAAGTATTTTATTGAATCATTGATCAACACGCTGATTATCTGGGGAAGTGGTTTTTTTATTCAATTAGCAATTGCATTTGGTTTAGCCCTCATTTTCAGTGATATTCAGCTTAAAATCAAAGGGGTGGGCTTCTTCCGGACCCTCTTTTACTTACCTAATATTATAACCGTTGCATCTGTAGCCCTCTTATTCAACTTAGTATTGGACTGGAATTATGGTGCTTTGAACCAAATGCTGCTGGATACCGGCATTATCAACCAACCAATCAATTGGCTAAGTGATGCAGTCTATTCCAGAGGTGCTGTTTCAGCAATCAATACATGGATGTGGTTTGGTCAAACCTTTATTATTCTGTTAGCAGGAATCAGCGGCATTTCGACAGATTATTTAGAGGCAGCTATGATCGACGGTGCCAACTGGTGGCAACGATTCTATCACATTACCTTACCGCAACTGAAGCCAATAATGCTCTACGTCATGATCACTTCTCTTATTGGAGGTTTGCAAATGTTCGATTTACCGCTGTTGCTGACTGATGGTATGGGTGCACCACGTGGGGCATTGAGCACGATGGTTCTCTACTTGTACAATCAAGCCTTCAAATACAATAATTTCGGTTATGCATCTGCAATTGCTTATGGTTTGTTTATGATTACTGTTGTTTTCTCCATTATCATATTCCGAACTATGAAAACTAAACCGGTTAAGAAAGGTGTCTAG
- a CDS encoding ABC transporter substrate-binding protein — MKKWVSVLSVAGLGLTLAGCGEDKPDLTITSFTDELQGPIDKFEEINDVTVELQIIPTADYRQTMQPTLESGDGAPDIFTGEIAYMQQWLNADYWTDLSAEPYNVTEWEDEYVDYVYDLGKDEDGNVRAMSWQTTPGGIYYRRSIAKEVLGTDDPKEVGAMMSNMDDLFEVGAKMKEAGYALFPDEGSISKFTSFATGGSDPQPWVNEDNELVVTDERLSYFDYAKTLRDEQYTALAPAWSPSWYESFNGPINYNMGWEELEGEAATAAEAEANSQIEVFSVALPTWALDAVFKQSSNANAGDWAVTNGPSSYFEGGTWLGVYEGSENKDLAFKFVEMMVHDEEFLTERALETGDVLSYKPVTEAIKDDMSDDFLGGQNHYEFFLEEAEKIDANVVTPYDQQLNELFGTQVGAYVEGEISKEEGVQEFYNQVNNAFPDIVTPDEK, encoded by the coding sequence ATGAAAAAATGGGTAAGTGTTTTGAGTGTAGCAGGTTTGGGTTTAACGCTAGCAGGTTGTGGTGAGGATAAACCAGATTTAACGATAACGTCCTTTACAGATGAGTTGCAAGGGCCAATCGATAAGTTTGAAGAAATTAATGATGTTACAGTTGAACTCCAAATTATCCCGACTGCGGATTATCGTCAAACAATGCAACCAACGTTAGAAAGTGGCGATGGAGCACCGGATATCTTTACAGGAGAAATTGCGTACATGCAACAATGGCTCAACGCTGACTACTGGACGGATCTTTCGGCAGAGCCCTACAATGTGACTGAGTGGGAAGACGAATATGTAGATTATGTTTATGACCTAGGAAAAGACGAAGATGGCAACGTCCGTGCAATGTCTTGGCAAACGACACCAGGTGGTATTTACTACCGCAGAAGCATTGCAAAAGAAGTATTAGGTACAGATGATCCAAAAGAAGTCGGAGCAATGATGTCAAACATGGATGATTTATTTGAAGTTGGAGCAAAAATGAAAGAAGCAGGTTATGCTCTGTTCCCTGATGAAGGTTCTATATCTAAATTCACCAGTTTTGCAACAGGTGGAAGCGACCCACAACCATGGGTAAATGAAGATAACGAACTAGTCGTAACTGATGAGCGTCTTTCTTATTTTGACTATGCGAAAACATTAAGAGATGAGCAATATACTGCTCTTGCACCAGCATGGTCACCATCTTGGTATGAATCTTTCAACGGCCCAATCAACTATAATATGGGTTGGGAAGAATTAGAAGGAGAAGCAGCGACTGCAGCAGAGGCAGAAGCAAATAGCCAAATCGAAGTATTCTCAGTAGCACTTCCAACATGGGCACTGGATGCTGTTTTCAAACAATCATCTAATGCAAATGCGGGTGACTGGGCTGTCACAAATGGCCCATCATCTTACTTTGAAGGTGGAACATGGTTAGGCGTTTATGAAGGATCTGAGAATAAAGATCTAGCCTTCAAATTTGTCGAAATGATGGTACATGATGAAGAATTCTTGACAGAACGTGCTTTAGAAACTGGGGATGTACTAAGTTATAAACCCGTAACAGAAGCAATCAAAGATGATATGTCAGATGACTTCTTAGGCGGTCAAAATCATTACGAATTCTTCTTAGAAGAAGCAGAAAAAATTGATGCTAACGTTGTAACACCTTACGATCAACAATTGAATGAGTTATTTGGGACACAAGTCGGAGCTTATGTTGAAGGTGAGATCAGCAAAGAAGAAGGGGTTCAAGAATTCTATAACCAAGTTAACAATGCCTTCCCAGATATTGTTACACCTGATGAAAAATAA
- a CDS encoding LacI family DNA-binding transcriptional regulator codes for MATIYDVAKEAAYSISTVSKVLNNSTNVSSRARKKVLEAIETLDYVPNSSARTLATKKSNMIGVVFSENLGVGMAHPFFGPVIEGFRKFVDMHNYDLLFVSRSIKGEESYTNQLIRRGVDGIVVFSTDSDQSDLKIYRELGIPCVFIDMEVNDFNSVYSDNYHGALMAVDHLVALGHQKIAHIHGESTGFIGVERMRGFNDAISAHGLNTPEEYIMNGGYYSADGGRMAMMKLLRLSEPPTAVFVSGDQMAIGAIQAIKEYGLSVPEDISVVGFDDIEIAKYMEPALTTIAQDKEKIGQQAGLLAIESILNPNCLPVKKTIPVRLIKRETTRQVKK; via the coding sequence ATGGCTACGATTTATGATGTTGCAAAAGAAGCAGCTTACTCAATTTCAACTGTTTCGAAAGTGCTGAACAACAGCACCAATGTGAGTAGTCGAGCCAGAAAAAAGGTTTTGGAAGCTATCGAGACCTTGGATTACGTTCCGAACTCGTCTGCGCGCACGTTGGCAACCAAAAAATCAAATATGATTGGAGTGGTGTTCTCAGAAAATTTAGGTGTTGGTATGGCTCATCCGTTTTTTGGACCAGTAATTGAAGGTTTCCGGAAATTTGTTGATATGCATAATTATGACTTATTATTTGTATCCAGAAGTATCAAAGGGGAAGAAAGCTACACGAACCAGCTGATTCGCAGGGGTGTCGATGGTATTGTTGTCTTCAGTACCGATTCGGATCAATCTGATCTGAAAATCTATCGTGAGCTGGGTATCCCATGTGTCTTTATCGATATGGAAGTAAATGATTTTAATTCTGTATATAGCGATAACTATCATGGTGCACTAATGGCAGTTGATCATTTAGTTGCATTAGGGCATCAAAAAATTGCGCATATACACGGAGAAAGTACTGGATTTATTGGTGTAGAAAGAATGAGAGGCTTCAACGATGCGATCAGTGCACATGGTTTGAACACACCAGAGGAGTACATCATGAATGGTGGTTATTACTCAGCGGATGGTGGTCGAATGGCCATGATGAAATTGCTTCGCCTAAGTGAGCCTCCAACCGCGGTGTTTGTGTCTGGGGATCAAATGGCGATTGGGGCGATCCAAGCAATCAAAGAGTATGGTTTAAGTGTTCCGGAAGATATATCGGTCGTGGGATTCGACGATATCGAGATCGCTAAATATATGGAACCAGCTTTAACGACAATCGCTCAAGATAAAGAAAAAATCGGTCAACAAGCAGGATTATTGGCGATCGAAAGTATTCTAAATCCGAATTGCTTGCCGGTCAAGAAGACGATTCCCGTGCGATTGATCAAGCGTGAGACAACAAGACAAGTGAAAAAATAA
- a CDS encoding DUF624 domain-containing protein, producing the protein MSESENSLIHTLMLGMQRLSSLVYLNLLWLLGVLAGGIILGIGPATLSLCAVLREQIWNQRDIEVSSFFFKEYKRVWKESNRFIFLFYGIYLFLWIDFWAIIRFAPSIFIVFAFFTVLIFLVTCYYFLFYEVLNRPFWTKLKNSLLLPWLFPAQSLGIIITAGGFLLLLNQFPVVSVLFSVSAPFSVFFYMLRKKYWRNFRSIT; encoded by the coding sequence ATGTCAGAATCAGAAAATTCGTTAATTCATACTTTAATGCTTGGAATGCAGAGGTTATCTTCCCTTGTCTATTTAAATTTATTGTGGTTGCTAGGTGTACTAGCTGGAGGCATTATTCTCGGTATCGGCCCTGCAACCCTGAGTCTCTGTGCTGTTCTAAGAGAGCAAATATGGAATCAGCGAGATATTGAAGTAAGTTCGTTCTTCTTCAAGGAATATAAACGCGTTTGGAAAGAAAGCAACCGATTTATCTTTTTATTTTATGGCATTTATCTATTTTTATGGATCGATTTCTGGGCAATCATACGCTTTGCGCCCTCCATTTTCATTGTATTTGCATTTTTCACGGTTCTTATTTTTCTGGTAACTTGTTATTATTTTTTATTTTACGAAGTACTTAATAGACCATTCTGGACAAAACTTAAGAATAGTCTATTGCTCCCATGGCTATTCCCCGCACAATCGTTGGGCATAATAATTACAGCTGGCGGATTTTTACTGTTGCTTAATCAGTTTCCAGTTGTGTCTGTTCTTTTTTCCGTAAGTGCACCTTTTTCAGTTTTTTTCTATATGCTGCGAAAGAAATACTGGCGGAATTTCCGTAGTATAACCTAA
- a CDS encoding SHOCT domain-containing protein, with amino-acid sequence MMNGGYMGYFGKGGYNSMQRGFNSFDKMANGSPLLTVLIVALIVVALYLVFKKKKQQTTVSALNTRNSTVTEAEEIAKSRYARGEITDEEFQTILKTLKL; translated from the coding sequence ATGATGAACGGAGGATATATGGGTTACTTTGGAAAGGGTGGATATAATAGCATGCAGCGAGGATTTAATTCGTTTGATAAGATGGCAAATGGTTCTCCTCTACTGACAGTGCTTATAGTTGCGCTTATTGTCGTTGCACTATACCTCGTTTTTAAAAAAAAGAAACAACAAACGACAGTTTCAGCATTAAATACAAGGAATTCTACAGTTACTGAAGCTGAAGAAATTGCAAAATCACGTTACGCTCGTGGTGAAATAACAGATGAAGAATTTCAAACTATATTAAAGACATTGAAGTTGTAA
- a CDS encoding YdhK family protein — MNKKIIGVGILSFVSLTTLSAYTNVQREAGVDTTNHTQQMRHQGQHISEYASNKTGSAARHKGSAVRNYTNLYNSDIIPTNIEPAMDPTYGPGEEVTITEGHMPGMMGAQAEVVGAFATHAYSVSYSPTDGGEPVNDHKWVVQEEIADAGEESFEVGTEVILEADHMPGMEGATATIEAVEDTTVYVIDYQPTDGSELVQNHKWMTDSELSPVDAEVESDIEEDNVNFDDMEKFMEEGNVNFDDMEKFMEEGNVNFGRMKSHMSETHPDLDNQESNEWYKEMHGTGGSSQSSNFRGMGNMY, encoded by the coding sequence ATGAATAAAAAAATAATTGGAGTCGGAATACTTTCCTTTGTTTCGCTCACTACGCTTTCCGCTTATACTAATGTTCAAAGAGAAGCAGGAGTGGATACAACTAACCACACACAACAAATGAGACATCAAGGTCAGCATATCAGTGAATATGCTTCTAACAAAACAGGAAGCGCTGCTCGCCATAAAGGTTCAGCTGTCCGTAACTACACTAATTTATATAATTCCGACATCATACCCACAAATATAGAACCAGCAATGGATCCAACATACGGTCCTGGTGAAGAGGTCACCATCACGGAAGGCCATATGCCTGGAATGATGGGAGCCCAAGCAGAAGTAGTGGGTGCTTTTGCTACTCATGCATATTCCGTAAGCTATTCCCCTACGGATGGTGGAGAACCGGTAAATGATCATAAATGGGTCGTACAGGAAGAAATTGCAGATGCAGGAGAAGAATCATTTGAAGTTGGAACTGAAGTCATTTTGGAAGCCGATCATATGCCTGGCATGGAAGGTGCAACCGCAACGATTGAAGCGGTAGAGGATACGACCGTTTATGTAATAGATTACCAACCAACAGATGGCAGCGAACTGGTTCAAAATCATAAGTGGATGACTGATAGTGAATTATCACCTGTTGACGCGGAAGTAGAATCTGACATAGAAGAGGATAATGTAAACTTCGATGATATGGAAAAATTCATGGAAGAGGGCAACGTAAACTTCGATGATATGGAAAAATTCATGGAAGAAGGCAATGTGAATTTTGGACGAATGAAATCACATATGAGTGAAACGCATCCTGATCTAGATAACCAAGAATCAAATGAATGGTACAAGGAAATGCATGGAACTGGTGGTTCATCTCAAAGTAGTAATTTTAGAGGAATGGGCAACATGTATTAA
- a CDS encoding AEC family transporter, whose protein sequence is MGAVFTQAISFLLIILVGYLFKFFGLLETKDGHTVSKIILNLTLPATIIIGFNTIEINSTLIILMSLGLLANFLLITIGGFLWRKKSSADQALMMFSQAGYNIGNFTIPFVQGFFPQAIPFIGSFDTGNALMIFGGTPLLADKMTGQKRGTRGVKDVIFSLFRSPSFSTYIAMIILALVNITIPESVLGVVELFASGNAFLSMFMIGLYLELAISRVDLVKVAKLLFTRYALGISLALIFYFLLPLPKIVRLSLVLVALAPVGTVSTINMVAYGNKTSLSGFLSSISIIISLLLMTTALIFMGL, encoded by the coding sequence ATGGGTGCCGTATTCACACAAGCCATCAGCTTTTTATTGATTATTCTAGTAGGCTATTTATTTAAATTTTTTGGCTTATTAGAAACAAAGGATGGACATACCGTTTCAAAAATCATTCTCAATTTAACTTTGCCTGCCACTATCATTATTGGATTCAATACAATTGAGATCAACAGTACTTTGATCATCCTGATGTCGTTAGGTTTATTGGCAAATTTTTTACTGATCACTATCGGCGGATTCCTCTGGCGGAAAAAGAGTTCAGCTGATCAAGCTCTGATGATGTTTAGTCAAGCAGGTTACAATATTGGGAATTTCACTATTCCTTTTGTACAAGGCTTCTTCCCTCAAGCTATTCCTTTTATCGGAAGCTTTGATACCGGAAACGCGTTAATGATCTTTGGCGGTACTCCTCTTCTAGCAGATAAAATGACTGGTCAAAAGCGTGGAACACGTGGCGTAAAAGACGTTATTTTCAGTTTATTCCGTTCTCCATCTTTTTCTACTTACATTGCCATGATTATTTTGGCACTCGTAAATATAACGATTCCAGAAAGTGTTCTTGGTGTAGTTGAGCTTTTTGCTAGCGGAAATGCTTTTCTATCGATGTTTATGATCGGCCTTTACTTAGAACTCGCCATTTCTCGAGTAGATTTAGTAAAAGTAGCCAAACTTCTTTTTACTCGTTACGCTTTAGGTATTTCACTTGCCCTGATCTTTTATTTCTTATTGCCTTTACCAAAAATCGTTCGGTTATCTTTGGTTCTGGTGGCCCTTGCACCCGTTGGTACGGTTTCTACTATCAACATGGTCGCTTATGGAAATAAAACCTCACTTTCAGGCTTTTTATCTTCTATCAGCATCATTATTTCATTGCTTTTAATGACAACAGCTTTAATTTTTATGGGTCTATAA
- a CDS encoding IS1380 family transposase produces MAILHENRLLFNSNISVSHSGGNLSSDSGLILVKEFMHTINFSNILKQNLIINDNRLYHKHTNQAIIEQIIFQLIGGYQTDSSADILSKDPIFQSLLAKEQLASQPSISRFWDRLNQENIFQLQEVNQILLDKVRTARNTTEMIFDLDSTHSDTFGNQENSNYNAHYQTNGYHPLVAFEGLTGDLLKAELRSGNVYTSNGVADFVQPLFDHYQETVPVSSILVRADSGFATPELYELCEERRNFYVIRLKSNRKLGKIAEQFISIDDQHDWYRKEVHYASVLYQAKSWSHSRRVCIKSTREATELIARHEFIVTNLSEDISAEAVFQTYSKRGTMENYIKEAKNGFYFDKTDSPRFLENHARMMVSVLAYNMVNFMRTLCFTKETKGFQVSTIRLFLFKVAGKLVHSGRKTSLKLSSSHVYQKLFRKILWNIQHFKWE; encoded by the coding sequence ATGGCAATTTTACATGAAAATCGGTTACTTTTCAATTCAAACATTTCGGTATCACATTCTGGTGGTAATTTATCCTCAGATTCCGGGTTAATATTAGTTAAGGAGTTTATGCACACCATTAATTTTTCTAATATTTTAAAACAAAACCTCATCATTAATGATAATCGACTTTATCATAAACATACTAATCAGGCGATAATTGAACAAATTATTTTTCAATTGATTGGTGGCTATCAAACAGATTCTTCGGCTGACATTTTATCAAAAGATCCCATTTTCCAGAGCCTATTAGCTAAAGAACAACTTGCTTCACAACCGTCTATTTCTCGCTTTTGGGATCGGTTAAATCAAGAAAATATTTTCCAATTGCAAGAAGTCAATCAAATCCTGCTTGATAAAGTACGGACTGCACGTAATACAACTGAGATGATTTTTGATTTAGACTCAACTCATTCGGATACCTTCGGGAATCAAGAAAATTCGAATTATAACGCTCATTACCAAACGAATGGCTATCATCCGCTAGTTGCCTTTGAAGGCTTGACCGGTGATTTATTGAAAGCAGAACTTCGTTCTGGTAACGTGTACACATCCAATGGTGTGGCAGATTTTGTCCAACCACTTTTTGACCATTATCAAGAAACCGTACCTGTAAGTTCTATTCTAGTGCGTGCCGATAGTGGTTTTGCAACTCCTGAATTATATGAGCTATGTGAAGAACGTCGAAATTTTTATGTTATTCGATTGAAATCGAATCGCAAATTAGGCAAAATCGCTGAGCAATTTATCTCTATAGATGATCAACACGATTGGTATAGAAAAGAAGTTCACTACGCTTCTGTACTCTATCAAGCGAAGAGCTGGTCACATTCACGAAGAGTTTGTATTAAATCTACGCGTGAAGCAACAGAATTGATTGCTCGACATGAATTTATCGTAACTAATTTATCAGAAGATATTTCTGCAGAAGCGGTCTTTCAAACTTATTCTAAAAGAGGAACCATGGAAAATTATATTAAAGAGGCCAAAAATGGGTTTTATTTCGATAAAACCGACAGCCCTCGTTTCTTAGAAAATCATGCACGCATGATGGTGAGCGTACTAGCTTATAACATGGTCAATTTTATGCGTACTCTTTGTTTTACGAAAGAAACCAAAGGTTTTCAAGTATCAACCATTCGCTTGTTCTTATTTAAAGTGGCAGGTAAGCTTGTTCATTCGGGAAGGAAAACCTCTTTGAAACTCAGTTCCTCCCACGTTTATCAGAAACTCTTTCGTAAAATCTTGTGGAATATCCAGCATTTTAAATGGGAGTAG
- a CDS encoding GntR family transcriptional regulator yields the protein MLKYQEIALKIEKKIHFENLEQGSRLPSLGELITQYQVSKSTIVKSLAVLENRGIIFQVQGSGIFVRKRKRKGYINFMENQGFTHDLEEFNLTSTILNLEIIYPNEEIMNNLNCSANEEVYWAKRIRYINGQTLCVEESYYKKEIVPYLNKEILNDSIFEYLQNALNINIGYSDKYLKVGKINTELAAQLQLPDKSPALFVEELFYLNTGEPFDFSKTIYNYEHSQFFLQGSNAKN from the coding sequence ATGCTTAAATACCAAGAGATAGCTTTAAAAATCGAAAAGAAGATTCATTTTGAAAATTTAGAACAAGGAAGCCGACTGCCTAGTTTGGGAGAACTGATTACGCAGTATCAGGTGAGTAAGAGTACGATCGTAAAGTCTTTAGCTGTTTTAGAAAATCGAGGTATTATTTTTCAAGTTCAAGGAAGTGGGATTTTTGTTAGAAAAAGAAAAAGAAAAGGCTACATTAATTTCATGGAGAACCAAGGATTTACACATGATTTAGAAGAATTTAATTTGACTTCTACTATTCTAAACTTAGAAATTATTTATCCTAATGAAGAAATTATGAATAATTTAAACTGTTCAGCTAATGAAGAAGTGTATTGGGCCAAAAGAATTCGCTATATTAATGGACAAACGCTATGTGTTGAAGAATCTTATTATAAAAAAGAAATTGTCCCTTATCTAAATAAGGAGATCTTAAATGATTCTATTTTTGAATACTTGCAAAATGCATTAAATATCAATATTGGTTACTCTGATAAATATCTAAAAGTTGGGAAAATCAACACCGAATTAGCTGCTCAATTGCAACTCCCTGATAAATCACCAGCTTTATTTGTAGAAGAACTGTTCTATTTGAATACGGGTGAACCGTTTGATTTTTCTAAAACCATTTATAATTATGAGCATTCACAATTTTTTCTGCAAGGAAGCAATGCAAAAAATTGA